A genome region from Euphorbia lathyris chromosome 4, ddEupLath1.1, whole genome shotgun sequence includes the following:
- the LOC136226228 gene encoding glycosylinositol phosphorylceramide mannosyl transferase 1, with the protein MRGSLLVNRRGLQRFRQIAIAAAGSVKIKLLLCCCIAFTLFVLAGGAADFIRWTQQGSSADRSSFSGKGYAILMNTWKRYDLLKQSISHYSSCGGLDSIHIVWSEPDPPSETLVKYLEHVVQSNSKGARQVELKFDINKEDSLNNRFKEIKDLKADAVFSIDDDIIFPCYSVEFAFNVWQSAKDTMVGFVPRSHWLDKQGKKDYYIYGGWWSVWWTGTYSMVLSKAAFFHKKYLSLYTYEMPASIREYTSKSRNCEDIAMSFLVANATGAPPIWVKGKIFEIGSSGISSLGGHNEKRTQCMNRFVAEFGRMPLMSTTVKAVDSRQAWFW; encoded by the exons ATGAGAGGGAGTTTGTTGGTTAACCGCCGCGGCTTGCAGAGATTCCGACAAATCGCTATCGCGGCTGCTGGATCGGTGAAGATCAAGCTCTTACTTTGCTGTTGCATAGCTTTTACTCTATTTGTGCTCGCTGGCGGTGCCGCGGATTTTATTAGATGGACTCAGCAAGGTTCTTCTGCTGATCGGTCCTCTTTTTCAGG GAAAGGGTATGCTATTTTGATGAACACATGGAAGAGATATGATCTGTTGAAGCAGTCAATTTCTCATTATTCATCATGTGGCGGGCTCGACTCCATACACATAGTCTGGAGTGAACCTGATCCTCCATCAGAAACTCTTGTTAAGTATCTTGAACATGTTGTGCAATCAAACTCTAAAGGTGCGAGGCAAGTTGAATTGAAGTTTGATATCAACAAGGAAGATAGCTTGAACAACAGATTCAAAGAAATCAAGGATCTGAAAGCTGATGCGGTTTTCTCAATCgatgatgatattatatttccTTGCTATTCAGTTGAATTTGCTTTCAATGTTTGGCAGAGTGCTAAAGATACAATGGTGGGTTTTGTACCCCGTTCCCATTGGCTTGATAAG CAAGGAAAAAAAGATTACTACATATATGGCGGATGGTGGTCTGTTTGGTGGACAGGGACATACAGTATGGTACTCTCTAAGGCAGCTTTTTTCCACAAAAAGTATCTTAGTTTATACACGTATGAAATGCCAGCATCAATTAGAGAATACACAAGCAAGAGCAG GAATTGTGAAGATATTGCAATGTCCTTTCTTGTAGCTAATGCAACTGGAGCTCCACCCATCTGGGTAAAAG GTAAAATATTTGAAATAGGTTCAAGTGGAATTAGTAGTTTGGGAGGTCACAACGAGAAAAGAACACAATGTATGAACAGATTTGTGGCGGAGTTCGGGCGAATGCCACTGATGTCAACAACAGTTAAAGCAGTAGACAGCCGGCAAGCCTGGTTTTGGTAA
- the LOC136225768 gene encoding uncharacterized protein, with amino-acid sequence MGLESLHSLQNLHLSFPPSLSSCRKTLRARSSSLSSFISLQNQAFAHSFGRSTTLFRSNSATLKSSGLKRSCSADSYQFFDEEFTKQIEELKQKFDDEKDIINNDITVVSEICSFSGLIKNNEKSHDSYYSSMSFLPSKLEFLEPNLLGIQPEPPEWPERDEIVKMTIQRKANSFDIPLSLRMIGRKQKWEEGVADAGDFAYCSVKKAFSSMAFIIRELQSYALTLQGKLYREDLEAVIKKFQKEMNDSFVWLFQQVFSRTPTLMVYVMLLLANFTVHSMVDNNAANSYQKLACNAIPGSVEEGFSGLDSKIRYRYPRVNVDQIIEISGNKEMIEEQELELWNSVEKEALVLREEARQPKLDEDTMKDLVKSLSVKIEPDDYMEFHRTDLVYQMGVAEDPNNPLLLLNYAQFLYLVRRDYDRAEECFKRAIMSGPSDAETFSRYADFLWVARKDLMNAEEVYQQAMEAAPDSHYYASKYANFLWSTGGEDTCFPLTTCNEVM; translated from the exons atGGGATTAGAAAGTCTTCATAGCCTGCAAAATTTACACCTTTCGTTTCCCCCATCTTTATCGTCATGCCGGAAAACATTGCGGGCAAGATCAAGTTCTTTGTCCTCATTTATAAGCCTGCAAAATCAGGCTTTCGCCCATTCATTTGGGCGTTCTACAACCCTTTTCCGTTCTAATTCTGCTACCCTCAAAAGCTCCGGTCTCAAACGATCTTGCAGTGCCGATTCTTACCAGTTTTTCGATGAAGAATTCACCAAACAAATCGAAGAGTTGAAGCAAAAATTCGATGATGAAAAGGATATAATCAACAATGATATTACTGTAGTATCAGAAATTTGTAGCTTTTCAGGCCTAATCAAGAACAACGAGAAATCCCATGATTCATACTATTCTTCCATGTCATTTTTACCTTCAAAGCTTGAATTTCTCGAGCCTAATTTGCTCGGAATCCAGCCGGAACCACCCGAATGGCCGGAGCGCGACGAGATTGTGAAGATGACAATTCAGAGAAAAGCTAACAGCTTTGATATCCCTTTATCATTGAGAATGATAGGGAGGAAGCAGAAATGGGAAGAAGGTGTTGCAGATGCAGGAGATTTCGCGTATTGTTCAGTGAAAAAGGCGTTTTCATCAATGGCGTTTATAATCCGAGAGCTTCAAAGCTATGCTTTAACATTACAGGGAAAACTTTACAGGGAAGATTTAGAAGCAGTGattaaaaaattccagaaagAGATGAATGATTCATTCGTTTGGCTCTTTCAACAAGTGTTTTCAAGAACCCCAACTTTAATGGTGTATGTAATGCTTCTTCTAGCGAATTTCACAGTCCATTCAATGGTAGATAATAATGCAGCAAACAGTTATCAGAAATTAGCTTGCAATGCAATTCCAGGGAGTGTAGAAGAGGGGTTTTCGGGGCTCGATTCGAAGATCCGGTATCGTTATCCGAGGGTTAATGTTGATCAGATAATTGAGATTTCAGGGAATAAAGAAATGATAGAAGAACAAGAGTTGGAGCTATGGAATTCAGTTGAGAAGGAAGCTTTAGTGTTGAGAGAAGAAGCAAGACAGCCTAAACTGGATGAGGATACTATGAAAGATCTTGTGAAATCATTGTCTGTTAAGATTGAACCTGATGATTATATGGAGTTTCATAGAACTGATCTTGTTTATCAAATGGGTGTTGCTGAAGATCCAAATAACCCTCTTCTTCTCTTGAATTATGCTCAGTTCCTATACCTTGTCCGCCGCGACTATGACAG GGCGGAGGAGTGTTTCAAACGGGCGATAATGTCAGGGCCATCAGACGCAGAGACGTTTAGCCGATACGCAGATTTCTTATGGGTAGCAAGGAAAGACTTAATGAATGCAGAAGAAGTATATCAGCAGGCAATGGAAGCAGCACCAGATAGCCATTATTATGCATCAAAGTATGCTAATTTTCTTTGGAGTACTGGAGGTGAAGACACTTGTTTTCCTCTTACTACTTGCAATGAGGTTatgtaa